In Candidatus Latescibacterota bacterium, one genomic interval encodes:
- the recA gene encoding recombinase RecA, which translates to MKWRPKLKKSKEKTEKKAVKVAEDRDKAIELAVDQIEKQFGRGSIMRLGEEGAHQKIEAIPTGSLALDIALGIGGVPRGRIIEIYGPEGSGKTTLTSSIVANVQKMGGVAAFIDAEHALDIGYTRKIGVDVDNMLISQPDTGEQALEIAEVLIRSGAIDVVVIDSVAALVPSAEIEGQMGDTHVGLQARLMSQALRKIAGAVAKSRTCMIFTNQIRMKIGVLFGNPETTPGGNALKFYSTVRMDIRRIGQIKDRDSVIGNQTRVKVVKNKVAAPFRQAEFEILYNEGISFEGDLIELGANSGIVTKMGSWYSYGDTRLGQGKDNTRIFLKENTDIRDSIEKEVKAHYGIGQAVAPEPEGEKKE; encoded by the coding sequence ATGAAGTGGAGGCCGAAGTTGAAGAAGTCGAAAGAGAAAACGGAAAAAAAAGCTGTGAAGGTGGCGGAAGACAGGGATAAGGCTATCGAACTAGCTGTCGACCAGATAGAGAAACAGTTCGGGCGTGGTTCGATAATGAGGCTCGGCGAAGAGGGTGCTCATCAGAAGATCGAGGCCATTCCAACGGGGAGCCTAGCTCTCGATATCGCTCTTGGAATCGGTGGCGTGCCCAGAGGCCGGATAATAGAGATCTATGGGCCGGAGGGTTCGGGAAAGACGACGCTGACAAGTTCTATCGTCGCAAACGTTCAGAAAATGGGGGGAGTAGCAGCATTTATCGACGCAGAGCATGCTCTCGATATCGGATATACAAGGAAGATAGGTGTGGATGTCGATAATATGCTCATATCACAGCCGGATACTGGCGAACAGGCGCTCGAGATAGCTGAGGTCCTGATAAGAAGCGGCGCCATAGATGTCGTTGTGATAGATTCGGTCGCCGCGCTGGTACCGTCGGCCGAGATCGAGGGGCAGATGGGTGATACTCACGTCGGGTTGCAGGCCAGGCTGATGTCACAGGCTCTGCGCAAGATAGCAGGGGCCGTGGCGAAGTCGAGGACGTGCATGATCTTCACGAACCAGATACGTATGAAGATAGGAGTGCTCTTCGGTAACCCGGAGACGACCCCAGGTGGAAACGCCCTGAAGTTCTATTCCACGGTCAGAATGGATATCAGGCGGATCGGGCAGATCAAGGACCGGGATTCCGTCATCGGCAACCAGACGAGAGTGAAGGTCGTAAAGAACAAGGTCGCGGCTCCATTCAGGCAGGCGGAGTTCGAGATCCTCTACAACGAGGGTATCAGTTTCGAAGGAGACCTGATTGAGCTGGGGGCGAATTCGGGTATCGTGACAAAGATGGGCAGCTGGTATTCATATGGCGACACGAGGCTCGGGCAGGGTAAGGATAATACAAGGATATTCCTCAAGGAAAATACAGATATCCGCGACTCGATAGAGAAGGAAGTCAAGGCGCATTACGGTATCGGACAGGCTGTGGCCCCGGAGCCGGAGGGTGAAAAGAAAGAGTGA
- the thpR gene encoding RNA 2',3'-cyclic phosphodiesterase, translating to MRLFFAVPVPGTIKRAVIASIESSGLVSAPWRWVSADNFHITLKFLGETDPVLIKPLVAAGHSVAEMFSSFGTVYSRFGAFPGLNRPRVLFYGMDAGAGEMASLASAVDRAVEYLGFEREKRPFKPHLTIARVKTGLDPRVRGLLQDFADLPEGTSGVVDSFLLIRSILGRGGAEYEEIARFDLSSGRGQP from the coding sequence ATGAGACTTTTCTTCGCGGTACCTGTTCCCGGCACAATAAAGAGGGCTGTTATTGCCTCCATTGAATCGTCCGGGCTTGTTTCCGCACCATGGAGATGGGTCAGTGCCGACAATTTTCATATAACTCTTAAATTTCTCGGAGAGACTGATCCAGTCCTTATTAAGCCGCTTGTAGCGGCAGGACACAGCGTCGCGGAGATGTTTTCATCTTTCGGGACCGTCTATTCCCGGTTCGGCGCTTTCCCGGGCCTGAACAGGCCCAGAGTGCTTTTTTACGGTATGGATGCGGGAGCCGGGGAGATGGCTTCTCTTGCTTCGGCGGTCGACAGAGCTGTAGAGTATCTGGGATTCGAAAGGGAAAAAAGGCCTTTCAAGCCACATCTCACGATTGCCAGGGTCAAGACCGGGTTAGATCCGCGGGTAAGGGGCCTTCTCCAGGACTTTGCCGATCTGCCTGAAGGTACGTCGGGTGTTGTCGACTCTTTTCTGCTGATTCGCAGCATACTGGGGCGAGGTGGCGCGGAATACGAAGAGATCGCGCGTTTTGACCTTTCGTCCGGCCGTGGACAGCCCTGA
- a CDS encoding YchF family ATPase, with product MIVAFTGLQQSGKTTLFSAVSGKEPSPGKQGSVDEAVVSVPDPRFKWLVDYYDPQKVTNATIECLDLPGIDPLTSEGLAMSRRILGAARKADMLALVIRAFDRDDGGDQDKKKGPLRDLEILRGELLLADLELVTTRIERLMKEVKKPSKFQQERKAELEVQVKLQEVLEDDRSASDADLSENELDIVRSLGLLTMKPVIAVFNTDDNRLGIDASEICGGDCPVTSIAICAEIEKELPGLDDESRKEFMNELGLEKSAADLFVRTCYTAMGLISFLTVGEDEVRAWPVKKGTPALEAAGKIHSDIKRGFIRAETMSYGELREFGDEKALRAAGKARLEGKEYVVRDGDIISFRFNV from the coding sequence ATGATAGTAGCGTTCACGGGATTGCAGCAATCGGGAAAAACTACACTTTTCTCCGCGGTAAGCGGAAAAGAACCGTCACCCGGAAAACAGGGTTCGGTCGATGAGGCTGTCGTTTCAGTACCGGATCCAAGGTTCAAATGGCTTGTCGATTATTACGATCCGCAGAAGGTAACAAACGCAACGATCGAATGTCTCGATCTTCCGGGGATAGATCCCCTGACATCCGAGGGACTCGCGATGTCGCGAAGGATACTTGGAGCCGCTCGAAAGGCCGACATGCTAGCACTAGTCATAAGAGCTTTTGACAGGGACGACGGTGGAGATCAAGATAAAAAGAAAGGCCCTTTACGGGATCTGGAGATCCTCAGGGGCGAACTTCTGCTCGCCGATCTGGAATTGGTTACTACCAGGATTGAAAGGCTGATGAAGGAAGTGAAAAAGCCATCGAAGTTTCAGCAGGAGAGAAAGGCGGAGCTTGAGGTCCAGGTAAAGCTGCAGGAGGTCCTCGAAGACGATCGATCCGCTTCAGATGCGGATCTTTCCGAAAACGAACTGGACATTGTCAGGTCACTGGGCCTTTTGACCATGAAACCGGTCATTGCAGTATTCAATACGGATGATAACAGGCTCGGGATCGATGCATCGGAAATATGTGGAGGCGATTGCCCGGTCACTTCGATCGCAATCTGCGCGGAGATAGAGAAAGAACTGCCCGGCCTCGACGATGAAAGCCGGAAGGAGTTCATGAACGAACTGGGACTCGAGAAGAGTGCGGCCGACTTGTTTGTCAGGACCTGCTATACCGCAATGGGATTGATCAGTTTTCTGACCGTCGGAGAAGATGAGGTCCGGGCCTGGCCTGTCAAAAAGGGCACTCCAGCCCTTGAGGCGGCCGGAAAGATCCACAGCGACATAAAACGTGGATTCATAAGGGCCGAGACGATGTCGTACGGTGAATTGCGCGAGTTCGGTGATGAGAAAGCCCTTCGAGCTGCTGGCAAGGCCCGCCTGGAGGGCAAGGAATATGTGGTCAGAGACGGAGATATCATCTCCTTTCGTTTCAATGTCTGA
- a CDS encoding nicotinamide-nucleotide amidohydrolase family protein, protein MRIEIITVGDEVLRAETRKDNARLLSGILTGIGMEPSRITVIPDDLEIISMEMDAALARSEVAIVTGGLGPTVDDKTRQAAILALGGEVERREDLVEGIEARFCKFGREMPEGYRDLANIPLGAEIFPNRIGAAYGLVVKKDGSSLFLLPGVPAEMEAIFRESILPRLEIAGVRGRETLRIYGMMETGAEEILRGVLDADRMDDVSIIAGPAGIAVHIWKDLVSEDEMNRLRGLFGSYIYTADDLSMEQVVVDRLLSMERSIATAESLTGGLLASAIVSVPGASESFMEGFITYSNEAKAERLGVDMGLIRSVGAVSMEVCVAMADGARQRTGVDLALSTTGIAGPGGGSVEKPVGLVYTGLSTPEGTFCRKMHLPGERQQVRLRTVYQALDLLRLFLVKEYERLGPLKV, encoded by the coding sequence ATGAGAATAGAGATAATCACTGTCGGCGACGAAGTACTCAGGGCGGAGACCCGTAAGGACAACGCGCGTCTTCTGTCAGGGATACTTACCGGTATCGGGATGGAGCCGTCAAGGATAACAGTCATTCCCGACGATCTCGAGATCATCTCGATGGAGATGGACGCGGCTCTGGCGAGAAGTGAAGTCGCGATCGTCACAGGGGGACTCGGCCCGACCGTAGACGACAAGACAAGGCAGGCGGCTATATTGGCGCTTGGAGGAGAAGTCGAACGAAGAGAAGACCTTGTCGAAGGTATCGAGGCCCGGTTCTGCAAGTTCGGCAGAGAGATGCCGGAGGGATACAGGGATCTGGCCAATATTCCCCTGGGAGCAGAGATCTTTCCAAACCGGATCGGAGCCGCTTATGGGCTGGTAGTTAAAAAAGACGGCAGTAGTCTGTTTTTACTTCCCGGAGTGCCCGCCGAGATGGAGGCGATCTTCAGGGAATCGATCCTGCCGAGACTTGAAATCGCAGGGGTAAGAGGAAGGGAAACACTAAGAATTTACGGCATGATGGAGACCGGGGCCGAGGAGATCCTGCGCGGTGTCCTCGATGCTGACAGGATGGATGATGTATCGATCATCGCGGGTCCTGCCGGGATAGCTGTTCACATATGGAAGGATCTTGTATCTGAAGACGAGATGAACAGGTTGCGGGGTCTCTTTGGAAGTTATATATATACAGCCGATGATTTGAGCATGGAGCAGGTCGTGGTCGATAGACTTCTTTCCATGGAGAGGAGCATCGCCACGGCGGAATCCCTTACGGGAGGGCTGCTCGCTTCGGCGATCGTCTCTGTGCCCGGAGCCAGCGAATCCTTTATGGAGGGGTTCATAACGTACAGTAACGAGGCGAAGGCTGAAAGGCTCGGCGTTGACATGGGACTGATACGGAGTGTCGGCGCTGTCAGTATGGAGGTCTGTGTCGCGATGGCCGATGGTGCGAGACAGAGGACCGGCGTCGATCTGGCCCTTTCTACTACGGGGATCGCCGGGCCCGGCGGCGGATCGGTTGAAAAACCTGTCGGTCTTGTATATACAGGATTAAGCACTCCGGAAGGCACCTTCTGCAGAAAGATGCACCTGCCGGGTGAAAGGCAACAGGTGAGGTTGAGAACGGTTTACCAGGCCCTCGATCTGTTGAGGCTTTTTCTGGTGAAAGAATATGAAAGGCTTGGGCCTCTCAAGGTATAA
- a CDS encoding phosphatidylglycerophosphatase A, with translation MKRFLITLFGSFFYTGFFPIAPATFACMVWLLVWLFVPGGGYLTHPLALVVTVPFAIWFAFVMEGYYGKDASKIVIDEVVGMQVTLFMIQPDWKVGVAGFFLFRFFDIAKPFPVGRAERLRGGYGVVIDDFLAGIYSFIALYLLMRFTSLI, from the coding sequence TTGAAGAGATTTCTCATAACTTTATTTGGTTCGTTTTTCTATACAGGGTTTTTTCCCATCGCACCTGCCACCTTTGCATGCATGGTCTGGCTTCTGGTCTGGCTGTTTGTGCCTGGAGGCGGTTATCTCACTCATCCGTTGGCGCTTGTGGTGACGGTCCCTTTCGCAATATGGTTTGCTTTTGTCATGGAGGGATATTATGGCAAGGATGCTTCGAAGATAGTCATCGACGAGGTGGTCGGGATGCAGGTGACGCTCTTTATGATACAGCCTGACTGGAAGGTCGGGGTCGCCGGCTTTTTCCTGTTCCGGTTTTTCGATATCGCCAAGCCCTTCCCCGTAGGACGGGCCGAGAGGCTCCGTGGAGGTTATGGAGTGGTGATAGACGATTTTCTTGCCGGCATCTATTCCTTCATTGCTCTCTATCTGCTGATGCGTTTCACGAGCCTTATATGA
- a CDS encoding GTPase domain-containing protein, which produces MSLINYSSREINVKIVYYGPGLCGKTTNIQYIYDKVSPDTKGKLITLATEMDRTLFFDFLPLELGTVKGFKTRFHLYTVPGQVYYDASRKLILRGVDGVVFVADSQNSRYDANIESLYNLHENLAEYNLKLDELPYAIQYNKRDLPDALEVPELEDELNPKHYPSFEAVAVKGPGVFDTLKAVAKGVLRNLS; this is translated from the coding sequence TTGTCGCTTATCAATTATTCGTCACGGGAAATCAACGTCAAGATAGTCTACTATGGCCCGGGGCTCTGTGGGAAGACGACCAACATCCAGTATATCTATGACAAGGTCTCCCCCGACACGAAGGGCAAGCTGATCACACTGGCCACAGAGATGGACAGGACTCTGTTTTTCGATTTTCTACCTCTCGAGCTTGGCACGGTCAAGGGTTTCAAGACTCGTTTCCATCTTTATACGGTTCCCGGACAGGTATATTACGACGCAAGCCGTAAACTGATCCTGAGGGGAGTCGACGGAGTGGTGTTCGTCGCGGATTCACAGAACAGCAGGTATGACGCAAACATCGAGAGTCTGTACAATCTCCATGAGAATCTCGCGGAATACAACTTAAAGCTGGATGAACTGCCATACGCCATCCAGTACAACAAGAGAGACCTTCCCGATGCGCTCGAAGTGCCTGAACTCGAGGATGAGCTCAATCCCAAGCACTACCCGTCGTTCGAGGCCGTCGCGGTCAAGGGCCCGGGTGTGTTCGATACGCTCAAGGCTGTCGCGAAAGGTGTTTTGCGCAATCTTTCATGA
- a CDS encoding roadblock/LC7 domain-containing protein, with the protein MVRTNWKVFEEDYWAINTTIQELLKNSNATSVILLDKTGQLIASVGEEPQFDMYSFASLCAADFEANAQLAKLIGEKDFSTLYHQGSNESMYLARVEKDIILVVLFDKKTTLGLVRLRTKKAVDNLSSVIRGLYDKLEYENEEYSEFNEEFAAEAELEIDSLFSD; encoded by the coding sequence ATGGTCAGAACAAACTGGAAGGTATTTGAAGAGGATTACTGGGCGATCAATACTACCATCCAGGAGCTGTTGAAGAACTCCAACGCGACGAGCGTTATCCTCCTCGATAAGACCGGGCAGTTGATTGCCAGTGTGGGAGAGGAGCCTCAGTTCGATATGTACAGTTTTGCGTCTCTCTGTGCCGCGGATTTCGAAGCGAACGCGCAATTGGCGAAACTGATCGGCGAAAAGGATTTTTCTACCCTCTATCACCAGGGCAGTAATGAAAGTATGTATCTGGCCCGGGTCGAGAAAGATATTATCCTTGTCGTCCTGTTCGACAAGAAAACGACACTTGGCCTCGTACGTCTCCGGACGAAGAAAGCCGTGGACAACCTTTCTTCGGTCATCAGGGGACTTTACGATAAACTTGAATATGAGAATGAAGAATATTCAGAGTTCAATGAGGAGTTTGCGGCAGAAGCCGAACTCGAAATAGACAGTCTGTTCTCGGATTAG
- the recR gene encoding recombination mediator RecR produces the protein MKHELPLLQALIDHFRKLPGVGEKTARRLVFAVLDMEDGEVRDFAETLQQVKENIGFCKRCGNYAESEICGICSDKARAEGLLCVVERPSDIYILEGSGNFRGRYHVLHGVLSPLDGVGPEDLNLDSLKTRVDEEGITELIIATNPSIEGDTTSLYISKMFSGEGVRVTRPARGIPLGSSLEFVDRGTISKALESREEI, from the coding sequence ATGAAACATGAGCTTCCCCTGCTCCAGGCACTGATCGATCATTTCAGGAAACTGCCCGGAGTAGGAGAGAAAACGGCTCGCAGACTTGTGTTTGCGGTTCTCGACATGGAAGATGGAGAGGTAAGGGATTTTGCCGAAACACTTCAGCAGGTCAAAGAGAATATCGGATTTTGCAAAAGATGCGGAAACTATGCAGAAAGCGAAATCTGCGGTATCTGCTCCGACAAGGCAAGAGCGGAGGGCCTGTTATGCGTCGTTGAACGGCCATCCGACATTTACATTCTTGAAGGATCGGGAAATTTCAGGGGCCGCTACCATGTTTTACACGGAGTTCTTTCACCACTTGATGGAGTCGGACCGGAAGATCTGAATCTCGACTCCCTGAAGACGAGGGTGGATGAGGAAGGTATCACAGAGTTGATAATCGCGACGAATCCAAGTATCGAAGGCGATACGACGTCGCTCTACATATCGAAGATGTTCAGTGGTGAGGGAGTGAGGGTGACGAGACCGGCGAGGGGAATACCTCTCGGAAGTTCACTCGAGTTTGTCGACCGGGGAACGATATCAAAAGCTCTGGAAAGCAGAGAAGAGATCTAG
- a CDS encoding YbaB/EbfC family nucleoid-associated protein — MKDIGKLLKQAQQMQTKMAEMQAKLAERTVESSSGGGMVKIVMNGQHEIISVNIDPEVVDPADVEMLEELVAAAVNEARSKVDEMVKGEMSSLTGGLPIPGLF; from the coding sequence ATGAAGGATATCGGTAAGTTGCTCAAACAGGCTCAGCAGATGCAGACCAAGATGGCGGAGATGCAGGCTAAACTCGCCGAGAGGACCGTTGAATCCTCTTCGGGTGGGGGAATGGTCAAGATAGTGATGAACGGACAACATGAGATCATTTCTGTGAATATAGATCCGGAAGTAGTCGATCCTGCGGATGTCGAGATGCTGGAAGAACTTGTGGCTGCCGCAGTCAACGAGGCCAGGTCGAAAGTAGATGAGATGGTTAAGGGCGAGATGAGTTCGCTTACAGGTGGATTACCTATCCCCGGCCTCTTCTGA
- the dnaX gene encoding DNA polymerase III subunit gamma/tau: protein MTYLVLARKWRPRTFTDVIGQDHVTLTLKKAVEKDRLAHAYLFSGPRGCGKTSTARLLAKVINCEDRQGSEPCDKCPSCTAVNEGTHLDMIEIDGASNRGIDEIRDLREKIGYASSQSASKIYIIDEVHMLTPQAFNALLKTLEEPPPHVYLIFATTEPHKVPATILSRCQRFNFKRLELSELSGQLEMICEAEKIDFDPESLMMISRRADGSMRDVESLLDQCISASDGKIDLETVRGVLGLVDSRTIQSLLDAVATRDRKGALAIVDSVVSSGMDIEEFFLAYLEGIRNLLVLSVSGPGETRALDLTSTEMEQLSRTVSAFNTEDLLMLFRQGARAYRELKGASHPRYHLEASVTEAASWESAVELSELLGRLDGGSRGSGSGDGAKVPGGPSQRKTAPPSREEGRSTASEIPGPPSGSASIDRISSAERSSVADDNVDSSDISTPKKKYARLDENSCGSQEHDNPALSRLGGPEQWERFLAQVREAKLTLGIWLMSARVSGLDGDRLSLSFSPQNRFACEMIREEKNKRYIESQLERFFGRKYFVITGEPVKNGAVDGAGSGKTKSGKDASRQNNRLEELVQDAPIVKRLIEEFDGELFKD, encoded by the coding sequence ATGACTTATCTCGTACTTGCAAGAAAATGGCGCCCCAGGACCTTCACGGACGTGATCGGTCAGGATCATGTTACGCTCACTCTGAAAAAAGCTGTTGAAAAGGACAGGCTGGCTCATGCCTATCTTTTCTCGGGACCCCGTGGATGTGGAAAGACATCGACCGCCAGGCTTCTCGCAAAGGTGATAAACTGCGAGGACAGGCAGGGGAGTGAACCCTGTGACAAATGTCCGTCCTGCACGGCCGTCAATGAGGGAACCCATCTCGATATGATAGAGATCGACGGTGCTTCGAACCGTGGCATCGACGAGATAAGGGACCTCCGGGAGAAGATCGGGTATGCATCTTCGCAGAGCGCGTCGAAAATATATATCATCGACGAGGTCCATATGCTTACACCGCAGGCATTCAATGCTCTGCTCAAGACTCTCGAGGAGCCTCCACCGCACGTCTACCTGATATTCGCGACGACCGAACCGCACAAGGTCCCGGCCACGATACTGTCGAGATGCCAGAGGTTCAATTTCAAGAGGCTCGAGCTATCCGAACTGTCTGGTCAGCTTGAAATGATATGCGAAGCGGAAAAAATAGACTTTGACCCCGAATCTCTCATGATGATATCGCGTCGCGCGGACGGGAGTATGCGTGACGTTGAGAGTCTGCTGGACCAGTGTATCTCAGCCTCGGATGGCAAAATAGATCTGGAGACCGTGCGAGGTGTTCTCGGACTGGTCGATTCCAGGACTATCCAGTCTCTTCTCGACGCTGTGGCGACGAGAGACAGGAAAGGAGCCCTGGCGATAGTCGATTCCGTAGTATCGTCGGGTATGGATATAGAGGAATTCTTCCTCGCCTATCTGGAGGGGATCAGAAATCTTCTCGTTCTCAGTGTAAGTGGGCCGGGTGAGACGCGTGCGCTGGATCTTACCAGTACAGAAATGGAACAGCTCAGCAGGACCGTTTCGGCCTTCAACACCGAAGACCTCCTGATGCTTTTCAGGCAGGGAGCAAGGGCATACCGGGAACTCAAGGGAGCGAGCCATCCGAGATATCATCTCGAAGCGTCCGTGACCGAGGCAGCTTCCTGGGAGAGTGCTGTGGAACTTTCAGAGCTGCTTGGCAGGCTGGATGGCGGAAGTAGAGGTTCAGGATCCGGTGATGGAGCAAAAGTCCCGGGCGGGCCTTCTCAGAGAAAAACCGCCCCACCTTCGCGGGAAGAAGGACGATCTACCGCTTCGGAGATACCGGGGCCACCATCAGGGAGCGCTTCTATAGACCGTATATCGTCCGCAGAACGTTCATCGGTTGCGGATGATAATGTGGATTCTTCGGACATCTCCACACCAAAAAAGAAATATGCCCGTCTCGATGAAAACAGCTGTGGATCGCAGGAACATGACAACCCCGCGCTTTCCAGACTTGGTGGTCCGGAGCAATGGGAGAGGTTCCTGGCCCAGGTCAGAGAGGCAAAACTGACTCTGGGGATCTGGCTCATGTCTGCCCGGGTCTCGGGATTGGACGGGGACCGCCTCAGCCTCTCTTTCAGTCCGCAGAACCGTTTTGCCTGCGAAATGATAAGAGAAGAAAAGAACAAGAGATATATCGAATCTCAGCTCGAGAGGTTTTTTGGCAGAAAATATTTCGTTATTACAGGGGAACCGGTAAAAAACGGTGCTGTTGATGGGGCCGGATCAGGTAAAACAAAATCGGGTAAGGATGCTTCCAGGCAGAATAACAGACTCGAAGAGCTTGTGCAGGACGCTCCGATCGTAAAGCGTCTCATAGAAGAATTCGATGGAGAACTATTCAAGGACTGA